Genomic DNA from Eptesicus fuscus isolate TK198812 chromosome 18, DD_ASM_mEF_20220401, whole genome shotgun sequence:
CAGCTcgtaggggtgggagggagcataCGGATGGGTGGTGGGTGGCCTCCTTATGGTCACTTACTATCGGGAGGGGTAACATGTGGAATGTTGGAGTCTGCCCGTGGCACATAGATCCCAGACTTGAACCAGAGTATTGAGGACCCAGGGTAAATGGGTAGGGCTTGTCTAAGCACAAAATGAGGCGACTCCCACCTCGACAGGAAGCTTAGAAAATCCACTTGGGGCTACTTTTGTCCCTTTTTACCTTAACTTACAGTGATGCACCCCATTTTCCCTGACACACTGCACCTGCTTGGCCAGCTCTGCCAAGAAATTGTATCCAGTCCTGTGTCAGGGAAACGAAGCTTGTGAATCATTTATAAGTGCCACATCTCCGACCTGTGTTTGCTGGGTAAGAGATGCCATTTCAGAACAGCCCCTGAGGAGGACTATGGAGGCACCTCTCGCGGGGTACTCGGGCAGATGTTCTGCCCCAGACGGAGTTCTCCATTCCTGCCCCTCCCACGGCTACTCTTGTCGGCGGGGAGAGAATGGAGGGGAATCGGCCCAGGCTGACTGGCAGCTTAGGTCACCTCCATCTTTCTTCCCTTCTGCTGGGCAGCACCCTCACTTCGTTTCCCATGCGGTCTCTCCCCAGTTCTCTTTCCTGATGACCGAGGCCCTGCTGGTGTTCTCCCCTGAGAGCTCGCTGCTGCGCTCCCTCTCGCGGAAAGGCCGAGCCCGCTGCCACTGGGTACTacagctgctggccctgctgtgcGCGCTGCTGGGCTTGGGCCTGGTCATCCTCCACAAGGAGCAGCTTGGCAAAGCCCACCTGGCTACCTGGCATGGGCGGGCAGGGCTGCTCGCCGtgctgtgggcggggctgcagtGCTCAGGCGGGGTGGGGCTCCTCTACCCCAAACTGCTGCCCCGATGGCCCCTGTCCAAGCTCAAGCTGTACCATGCCACTTCTGGGCTAGTGGGCTACCTTCTGGGCAGTGCCAGCCTCTTGCTGGGCATGTGCTCACTCTGGTTCACTGCTACAGTCACTGGGGGAATCTGGTACCTGGCTGTGCTGTGCCCTGTCATCACCAGCTTGGTCATCATGAACCAGGTGAGCAATGCCTACCTGTACCGCAAAAGGATTCAGCCGTGAGCTCTTCGCAGTCTCGAAGCCTGGACTTGCCCCTCGTGTAGGAGCTGGCGCTGGGACATCCTGGACTCTGGACTGACGAGGTCACAGGGacaccccaggccctggggcacTCAGGGTGGGAGTCCTGTGTGTGGCATTTGTGCTTGCTTCTCACACTagggcctcctcccccccccccccctctctctaccATCCCAGAGGAGCTCATGGATCGTGTGTCTGGATGAAACTGGGGTTGCAAGATTGCCTCCCCAGCAACTCAGCTCATACTTGTATTGGTATGTCCAGAAATTACAggacaaaaaaactaaaataaaaattaagaaaagactGGAAAGACTGGATGGGGAGAACAGCCCAGAGTTGGGGGATAATTCTCACTGACGCCATCAGGATGAAAAAGGGGCGCTGGGCGCCACGGATCCTGTTCCTGGCTGCTCACTGTGGAGCCGACGCTCTCCCCAGCACACAAGCCCCAGGATCAGGCTGCCGAGCAGCCCGTGTTACCCAAGGCCCTAGAatgccctggggctggggctgagtgtCCCGCCGGGTCCTCTCGGTCTCCCAGCTGCCCACTGTGCTGTTAGATGTGGGCAATGACAAGATGGGAGCTGGGGCTGGCTGGCTCCATAGGTGTCAAGCACTGAGCACCGGTCTTGGAGCTGAGCCCTGGGTAAGAATTCCCGATGAGGGGGAAGCCCTCTGTCCGCAGATcccctgggcagggcctccctcacggggataggagggagggaggaaatgagtAAGGGGGGAGGTGACAGTGGGCATGTGGtcgggaagggagaggggggcagtgggCCTCTTCTCCGGCTGGAGTGGCCATGGGGACTGAGCCCTTGGGCCTGGAGTCAGGTCCCTAACTTTGCGGTTGAGCACGATGAGGGGCTGCACGAGGTGGTCTGACAGCCCAGGAGCCATACCTCAAAGAACGCTTTATTGACTGCGGCTGGGCCCGCCGCCCGCTCAGTGGTCTGTACAAAACGCTGGGAGCGGGCCGCTCTGGGCTAGGGCAGCGCGGCCACAGCGGAGGGACCGGGAACCTCGGTGAATACAGTCCTGGGGGGGCAGGGATGAGCAGCCTGGGCGGCTCCTACACTGGCTGGACCCCCAGGACGTTTTGGCAAATCCTTGCCTCGGCTCAGGGCTCTCGGCCACCAGGATCCGGTGTGAGGGTTGGCCCGGAAGCCGCGGCACCAGGATCCCTACTGCCACTGGCTTGGGGCGACCTGCCGAGGTGCGGTCTTACCTCACAGCCTCGGCGGGCTGGTCCTGACAGAGTGGTTGTCTGGAGTTGTAACCAGGGAGCAAGAGTCCTGGGTAGTGTTGGCGAGAGACGGCAGGAGGCCGCGGAGACCCCCAGcagcccaccttccctcctcagaGCGCTGAGGAGGTgtcgggggtgggagaggaggcgcTACACTCAAGGAGGTCTGGAGTTACAGCTTCGGGGGAGCGGCCTcaaaggtgatcaggctggatTCTGGGGCAGCCCCCTtcccggggagggcggggaccTGGTCTGAGGGCAGAGGGCTGTCCACCTTGGCCCCCGCCTCCTCTTCGTCGTCGTCCATGCTCGGCCAGACGGACTGGTCCTCCACTCGCTTCAGTCGTTCGTTGAGGGCCTTCAGGGCCAGCTGCCTGGGGTCAGAGGAGAGGGGACGGTCACTCTGGGTTTGGACTTGGCTTGTGCCTCCTCGTCCCCAGGAAGCTGCCCCCCCCGCCACTCGGCTCCTCTCTCAGCAGCATCTCAGGTGTCCCCCTCCCCACGCAGCCCATGCTCCCCGGGGCCTGGATCGGGCCCACCCGACCATCAGAACTAGGCCCTAAAGGCTGAgcgccctcctcccccagtggAGGCCCCTCCAGCCTGAGAAGGCCAACGGGGGGCTGCCAGCCTGCCCACCAGGCCCGCCCAGGGGTGGTGGTTCTGGGGCGGCGTCTAAAGGTGGCAGAGCTGGTGCCCCAGGTAGACGGGGAGAAGGGCAAGTCCCTGCCAGTTTCTGCCTGGGCACTGGCATCACTGGAGAGGGTTAGTACTTCTCCCCCCATTCCTTTTTAGGGGTGTTTGAGCCTCTTGGCAAGGGTCTTTAGAGAAGGCTGGGACTCAAACATCTGCTCTGGAAAGTGGGCCAACCTGGGTCAGCCCACCCTCCTAAGGGATTTAATACTCTTCCCAGAAGAATGCCCAGAGCCGCCAGGACCTGTGCTGAGGTAGGAACGCACCGAGGCCTTGGCAGGACGAGAGGAAGGAGGAACAGCCCCGTGGGGAGGGCACGGCCGGAGCCCACTGGTTCTACTGGCAGGTTCTCAGAGACCCCGCTCAGGAGGAGGCACTAGAAGGTCTATACGGGCACCTGGCACCCTGCCCACAGGAGGCGGAATGCTCCAGGTGACACTTCTGTGGGCCTGATGCGCAGCCTCTCTGTGCCCCCAGCGTGGGGACAGTCGGTACAGCCTCCCGAGTTCCAGCAGAGAACGCCCGCACACCTCCACTCTGCCCTCGACTGGCACACGGCAAGCTGGCAGACAGGGCAGCCCTCCTCTGCACGCCCAGGCCCCATTCTGGAGGCTGGCTTGTCAGTTCTGTGCGAGGCCGCCAAGGGACTGAGGTGGTGACTTGCCAGTCACTTCCTCACGAGGGTCAGACAGGAAACCCTGCGGCCCTTTGCATCTGGGAGTGCATGCAGCCCGCTGTCAGAGTGGATGGAGTAACCCCACCCCAAGCAAGCTCACAAGCACAGGCTGTGCCAAGaacctgcctcctgctgcccctgcccccaccctcccccaccgtCCATTTTCTTGGGCCTGAGCAGAGGTGTTTTCCATGTCCAGCCAACCCCAGCAAGACCTCACTGGCACAGGGAccgccccggggcctggcccaCCTGAAGGGCTCTGAGGACAGCCCAGTTCccaccaggcccagccctgctggctgcagcccctcctctgggGAAGGTGAAGGCAGACCTGGGTCTTCAGGGCCCCTCAGCCAGAGACACGACTGCCGAGCAGGGCCCACCATTCTGCCGGCAGCACCGCCACCTGGGACCACGGTGATGTGTGGCATGCCCGGCTGGGAACTTTCCAGAAAGGGACGTATCCCATactcagccccgcagccccagcgGGGAGTCAGCACAGGCCCGGCTCCTCGGCTGAGTTCACAGCGCGGCCAAGAAGCCCCTCCACAGGTGAGCAGCAGCAGAGCCTTGACAAATGCAGGAACGGAGCCTGCTCAGATTTCACTGCTCCAGCAACCGCCTCAAAAATACCCAGGAATAATGTTGGCGACGGAGCTGTGGCCGCTCTACTGAGGCCGCAGACCGGGGAGAGACGGAGCCGGATTTAAAAGGCCCGTCCTGCCCGGCCAGGTGCGCGGAGGAACTCGCCGGGCCTGCTGGTGCCGATGGTGCCGAAGGCTGGGTTTACAGGTAATGAGAAGGCGGGCTGCAGGCCCGTCACGTGGCCAGGCCCCGGGTTGGGTAACAGGCCTCCCTGCAGGAGGCGGGGAGGTCTAGTCACACCTCAAGCTCCCCTCGCAACAGGTGGCAGAGAAGCAAGTATCTCAGTTAAGGCCCAGGAACAGGCCCTGGGTCAGCAGCTGAAACTGGGGTGGCCAGCGCCTCTGCAGCTCCCCGgtctctgtgtccctccctctCACAGACTCTGGCTCCTCAGAACCCGTGTCTGGGGTTCCCAGGCTCTGAGACGAGGCCAGAGGGATGTGTCCCTGGCCCTCCACCGGCTcccacccagcacccaggagACTGGCTGTTTGCTGAGACGCAGTAGGCACCCTCGGCGGGGAGCAGAGCAATACCCCCGGCGTCGGAGGGCGCCTACGGGAGCCCAGACACCTACGGGCTGAGTTCAAGGCCACGAGCCGGATGCGGCCTCTTTCTGAATCCGCCCCGACACCTGGCCCTTGACACCCCGACAGATGGGATGTGACTTGATAAACGCTCCCCCAGCTCAACAAGGTTTCAGGAGATGCCACGGTACCTTCTCCGCTCCGCATCCTGAGGGTCTGTGCCCGGGAGGCTGATGGTGATGGAGGATGGCGCCCCCACGTCATAGCGCTTCACTGTCTTCTGGCAAATCTTCACCTTCACCAGGAGGCTGTGCACCAAGTTCGCCAAGAGCCCCACCACGGGCTGCAGGATCTCCGGGAAGAAGGTGGCGAAAGCAAAGTGGTCCGCCATGTCCCCGCGGCCGCGGCTGTGGCGCTGGTAGAAGCGGAGGTACACCCAGCTGGAGAGCAGCCCGAAGCCGTAGGAGGCCAGCGCGGGGCTCTGGAGCAGCGTGGCcagccgcagcagcagcagcagcgccagcAGCAGCATGGGCGCCACGCTGAGGCGCACCTGGGGCACCCGCAGGACCACGCAGTCCCCCATGGTTTGCTTCAGCGCCACCAGCACGCCGCCCAGGAAGCCCAGCGCCCCGTGGATGCGGACGGTGAACAGGTACACCAGGTTGAAGGAAGCCATGTAGGTGAGGAGGTAGGCGaaggcccccagcagccccacggACACGTTCACCACCGAGAAGAAGATGAGCAGCTCCAAGGCCCCCCAGAGGGGCTCCAGCAAACGCCCGGCCGCCACCACcgtggccaggctgagggccacgTCCCACACGTGCTGCTCCATCAGCCCATGGGTGGCCAGGGTCCAGATCCAGAAGTTGGGCGGAAAGAGGTAGCCTGGGGTGACCGCCAGGCAGCCCGTGTCCACGGCGAAGGACAGCAGGTAGAGGAGCAGCACCGCCGCGCACAGGGCCTTCACCACCACGCTGGCGCTGGCCAGGATGGCCCCCAAGTGCTGGCAGGCGCCGGGCAGGGCGCGCTGCATCTTCTCGGCGGGCGTCGGCCTGAGGGGCGGGTCTAGTGGGCGAGGGGCCTCCCCGGGGCCTCGTCCCACTCCGGCCCCGACGGGAGGCCCGGGCCCGGCCTAGTCACTGGCCTAGGGCCCCGCCCCGGTGAAGACTCCACTTCTGGTCGGGTGGACTCCGGAGCCaaagggccgggccgggcctggtTGCGGGGCGGGGCCTAGGCCCCTCGCCCGGGACCTGAGGGGAAGCCCTGGGCGGCTTCGGctcgcctgcccgcccgccctgtGGGCCCCGAGCCAGGCCCAGGGGGCTGCCGTtggtctcagggctgggcctgcTCCATCCACTCCGAGGTCCTACGGTCCGGCCCGCGCGGGACTGGAGCCTAGTTCTGGGCCCGAGTCAAGTCAGGTTCGGCTCCGGCTCGGCCTGGCTCTAGCCTTCGACCGTACCTCCTCCCTTCTCAGGCGCCGACAAACAGGGGTGCTGCGCCTGCGCGCCCCGGGAGGCGGCGGGACGCCCTCTCTGCATAGGTCTTCCGGGTCCGCGCCATGCTGGGACACCGAGTCCTCGGCCGAAGCTGGGGACGAGCG
This window encodes:
- the LOC103298557 gene encoding transmembrane reductase CYB561D2 isoform X2, with amino-acid sequence MALSVETESHIYRALRTASGAAAHLVALGFTIFVAVLARPGSSLFSWHPVLMSLAFSFLMTEALLVFSPESSLLRSLSRKGRARCHWVLQLLALLCALLGLGLVILHKEQLGKAHLATWHGRAGLLAVLWAGLQCSGGVGLLYPKLLPRWPLSKLKLYHATSGLVGYLLGSASLLLGMCSLWFTATVTGGIWYLAVLCPVITSLVIMNQVSNAYLYRKRIQP
- the LOC103298557 gene encoding transmembrane reductase CYB561D2 isoform X1; amino-acid sequence: MTEALLVFSPESSLLRSLSRKGRARCHWVLQLLALLCALLGLGLVILHKEQLGKAHLATWHGRAGLLAVLWAGLQCSGGVGLLYPKLLPRWPLSKLKLYHATSGLVGYLLGSASLLLGMCSLWFTATVTGGIWYLAVLCPVITSLVIMNQVSNAYLYRKRIQP
- the TMEM115 gene encoding transmembrane protein 115; the protein is MQRALPGACQHLGAILASASVVVKALCAAVLLLYLLSFAVDTGCLAVTPGYLFPPNFWIWTLATHGLMEQHVWDVALSLATVVAAGRLLEPLWGALELLIFFSVVNVSVGLLGAFAYLLTYMASFNLVYLFTVRIHGALGFLGGVLVALKQTMGDCVVLRVPQVRLSVAPMLLLALLLLLRLATLLQSPALASYGFGLLSSWVYLRFYQRHSRGRGDMADHFAFATFFPEILQPVVGLLANLVHSLLVKVKICQKTVKRYDVGAPSSITISLPGTDPQDAERRRQLALKALNERLKRVEDQSVWPSMDDDEEEAGAKVDSPLPSDQVPALPGKGAAPESSLITFEAAPPKL